In Mangifera indica cultivar Alphonso chromosome 14, CATAS_Mindica_2.1, whole genome shotgun sequence, the DNA window attttgtagTAGCACATTGACAATTtaggaggaaaaagaaattgattctTCCAAAACAAGCTTCTTGAAGTATGGAGGGATAGGTTGTTGAATACTAAGGTAAATTTATTACTGGGAGGTAAACTCAATGCTGACTTATTCGGCAGTTCTTGGCTTCTCGCCATCAGAGAAGAATGTTGAGTAATTCAACTCTGTGCGAGCCTTCCCACCTGTTTGTTAGCATGTTTAACCTTCAAAGTTTGTTTCTACCATATTGCATCTACTGCTTTGGAATTAGTTCCTATTTCTTCAAATTTGCTTAgatatgagttttaattttattagttaagtTGTTGGGATAGAGTCTGTCTCTTTGTAGTACTTATCTCCTATTTGCAAGATAGGAGTACAAGGCCCCTCTTTTGTAAGGTCCACTAATCTTTATAAAGACCCTTTGTTGACAGTTCAATAAATAGGGAAGGTATCTTTGATTCAATGAATTTGAGTATTTTATATTGTCTTcagattttcttttcaaaaaagaaGTCCATAACTCTGCAAGACGTGGTATAGGAGTTGTGCAAAAGAGATTATTTCCCTCAGTAATGTTAGCAGGTCTCTGCACAAATTCCCTTAATTTCTTCTATTTGTTCTTACTGATGATTCCCTACCTAGAATCAGTGCTTGGATTCTTATCAGAGCCTACCAGAGTAGTAAATGTAAGATGCCATAGCATTAGTCCAAGTAACAAAAGTTGCTCTTCCCAAAACTCAATTATTTCCTTGTTATATTTTCTCTGTTTAAGTTTATGGTTTTTACTTTCACAAATCCAGCTACAATctagcacaaaaaaaaaaaaaaaaaaaaaaaaaaaaaagaaaaacttctGAATATCACTCATCCTCTTTACAAATTGTTCAATACAACAGTTTCTAGGGGCTTTGTAGTTCCATGCAGTGAGGTCGCTTGGTAAACTTGTTTTTGGCCAAGCTTATAAACACCAAAACTTAAAATCCAATAGTGATCTCCTGCTGGGTTTGCATCATTCTGAAGCTTGATCTTATGGTACATATCTTGCGTGTGCATACATGCATTTCTTAGTTCATGTGACATGCAGAAAGGTAATTGTTTGTGGTTTAAAAATGTTatctttatatatgtatttcagTAATTTTCCCTGCTTTGCCTTCgttttttgagaatttgacGTTCTTTCTGCTTATCGTTTAACTTTAAATGGATTGTTTAGAACATTGTGTGTCTGCTACATTCCTGtctaaatatattgaaattttcaatatagCATCTAAGGCCTGTTTTTTCCTTCATATGTACTTATAATATATCACCAAATGTATTGATCAGATAAAAAATTGTAGTCaaaagttttggtttaggagagaaatattaagtaaattttgtaaatataaggAGATAAATCAGATGTGCGTCATCATGATTCATGCTGCAGCTATGTCAGAAGTAAAATATGCCCAACTGGTGAGCTTTCTTAATTTTGCTTTAATTTGTAGGTTTTTATTTCTCAATTCAACTTGCATCTTAACTTAGCAAAGTTGAGTCAGGTGAGAGAAGTTTTTAATTGCTGATCAATTTGATCAAACTTGTCATTATGTCTGCAGTCTAGCCAAGTGCTTAAGCAAGACGAAAATAATCAAGTGGGTCTGTTTTGGCTGCAGACAACCAAACATGATGGACCTTTTGAACCGGCTAACTTTTTATGTGCTTTTAGACTTGGAAATGGGCCATCAAATTAGACAAGTTCATTCATTTTCTCACATCAAACGTGAGTTGATGGATTTTGGATCCAGTTCAAAATTGTCTATAGATGCTGTGATTTGAAAATACAGCTTGAATGCCTGTAGTCTCTATATTTATGTTGTAATAATTCCATCTTAGTCTCCAGTGTTAGTGTttgaagaataatattaaatctcATCTCAATCAAGATAtggttcaaaattaaaagaccAGCCTGAACGCCTTTAGTCTCTGGGCTTGTGTTGTGggaattttatataaactctatTGTTTGTggtataaatattatcaataacatATAAACCATTAACTCATTACGTAATTCTAGTAAACAAGAATTATCTTTGTGGTTATCATATGCAAATTTTAGGAGTATATGCTGAATGAAACTATCTGCATTTATGAACGACCTCAAGTAACTTCAATTGcatgtgattatatataattttatacatcaaAATCTTACAGAATGAACTGGAAGATCATTTCTGCCCTGTTTCTTGGGCTGGCCTTCTGAGCTAATCAGGCAAGAATATAGCTCCTCTAGTGGCAAAGCTTCTGAATTTTCCCAACTGTAAATCATGTAGGCAGGGGAGCTTGAGTAGGTCTGAGATGTTGACGAAGGCAGAAGAGTGATAGGGTTAGCTACAGATAGCATCTGTTGAACCTTGTTCAGCTCATGTTTCAGCATGGCAACTTCTTGTTCAAGCCTTCGATTTTCTGCCAACACACTGTCTAGTTCTAGTTGGATGGTCTTATGGTCGACCTCTATTGTATGGATCTTCTCCCGTGCTCGTCTATTTTGGTACCAAATTGCTACCTGTCTTGGTGGTAGGCCTAGTCTGCGGGCAAGCTCAAGTTTGCTGTCTACTTGGAGCTTTCGGTTAGAATTGAAGCTTGTCTCCAAGAGCCTGATCTGGTCCTGGGTGAGCCTTTTTCTGTTTGGTTTCATTAGCTGTCGGTTTTCATTTGAACTGAATTGAAAATCCATTTCTGGGTGTTTGTAGGTGGAGCTCGAGTGAAACTTCCCATAAAACATTTTCAAGTACAAGGAAAGCCTTAAACTGGTACACCTTTAAATCTCTATTTGAAGTAGATTTAGGTGAAGAGAGAGATACAATTTAAGTAGATTGCTTGGATAAGTCATTAGTTCTTAAAGCTAATGCAAGTGGGAACCACAGATGCAAGGTTCCCAGAGGGTCAAACCTGAGAACAGAATATGGGTCCTCTAATTAATTGGTAGATGGTAACGTTCCAACTGCTTCTTGTTGAATTGGTTGTTCTATAATTACAGgagtcattttatatttttcttaatcggAGACCATGTGATATGCTTATTTGAAACATCTCAATTTGGCAGCTTCCTTATGAATGTCATTCTGCATTAAGGCGTCAAATGTATATAGCTGGTATTTGTCTTGTCAGATTAGTTCCCCTTGTTGTAGTGCTATAAACTGAAAACATTATGGCAAAATGATATGACCTGAAAAATCAATCAAGGCTAATTGATCCGAAACATGGTGATAATCCATGTCTTATACAGTCAATACAAAAATCAACCAGTTTTGTCCTTGTCATTTCCAATTTGTTCTCTCTTTCCAGGTCTCAAGCGAGAGAGAATATAAATTATACCATGGACCAGTTTGATGCGGTTTGATAActtgttcaaatcaaactaagaAAAGGGTTTGAATAAGGActattcttcttcttggcaatgTGAGCGCTTTGTTCATTATGTACTACCCTTAAAATTAAGTGGCTAATTAGTTTGGCCCATTTTGAGTCAAGGCCGTGCTCATCTCTAGTATGTTTACAGGATACGTGAATTTTAGATACTGGCCGCTTATGCGTAAacgtaaaagaaaagaaaaagattttatcagttgaaaaaattttgaggtTCAAATgcaaaaaatttggttttctgaTACCATTGTGCATTTGTTACTTTGTTTTGTGTTTGGCTGTGGTTAATCAGTGGCGGTACTGGtccaaacaaaaaataacactAGATCGTAGGGCAAGCAATTGGGTCAAACAAGCCCAACACCTTATTTTTTTGGCCcgaaactggaaaaaaaatttattaaattatcagGTTTAAGTTTATACAAAAGTTGTTTAACTTCGACGTTGGATAcatcctaaaaatttattatgggGCGGAGTGTAATTAATAGGTTTTCAAACCTGTAAGAGATTGTAAGAgtgttttataagtttttaaagttatagaACAAgcttaaaataaacttaaaatttaaaaaattttaatgaacctagtctaaacaaaaaatatgaaatccGAATAGGCaaacctaaaatttttcctcGAGATTTTTTTACAAGCTTGGATTTAAACAACTCGAGCTGGATTTTGATAATCTTGAATAACAACCCTACTTTGTAGTTGGACAAGACAAAAATAATAGGAGCTGTCTTGGTAGGCTTTACACCCTTATACTTTATTCTATATCAGTTGCCAAGTAGTAGGTCCATGATGTGTGTCTAGCAGTTCAATGACTTAATATAGACAACTCATGCTAAGAGAGTGTAGATAACCCATGTGGTTTGAATGAGTATATTTGTATAACACATGTACATGTTCTTCGAGTtaagaaaatattcaaaattatcaattataccCACATGTCCATCATTAAACaagatattcaaatttttagaatGGACAAGTACTTGATATAATCATTACTTTGGCAAGGAAGTTAATTGTGTTAATTAAATGCAAAGTAACtgaattgttaaattaaataacacttattgtatttaatgaaaaagtGATGACTCTACACCCAACCTTGATGATCTTGATagtatatgtattattttaataaaacagaCATGCAATTTTAGTGAAACCTCCAGACACCACGTGCCCCTAGTGACAACAACATCCTCTCAGTTTAAGTATATAAACCAAAGAAAAGCATATTGTGTAGATCTAATCTTCCTAAGCCAAAATAAAATGCATTCTTTGAATTCTTCTAGGAAGCAATAGTCTTTATAATTGTCCCTAGTGaacaaattgttaaaaacaGTAAATAACACTATAGTAGGCACAAATTTTGCTCAAACAATTAAATCACTTAAAaactctttaattttctttattatttatttttttaattacatagaCATTCTTTGTTGCATTTAAGTAacaacttttatataatatctCTAAATGAAAACCTTGATCCAACGTTTACTTGTTATCACAACATTTGTCTCTAAAGCTCAAACTCTCACTTGATGTGTAGATAACTCACATCAAATACATTATGCAAATAACTCATATAATTTTAGAGTGTAGAGAACTCATATCTTGTACATGAAGATAACTCATACCGCTATTGACATGTGGACTTGAACTCATGTCATCGTATACATTCTCTACAACTACACTTATCTTCACTAACAAAGACTAGGTTACTTCATAGGACCAAAAATCATGTTCAACATGCAAGTCATAACCAATGCCTAGAATGGTGTGTAACTCAACTTATAcccatatattattaattagctCACATACAAGAGACTtcataagtaaaaaaaaaaaaatcaaatagcaAAATCATATAAAGCGAAACCTTAACGTATTcaatatagtaattataaatCTGATTATTGATCCCCAAATTTACTTTTCCGATGAAGTTGGGTAAgtcccagttataaaaagtatacaACCATactagaaaaaagaaatacagaaaaaaagggtaaatcctaatataatattatatgaagataaaaaTATGTGTGTACAGTTTGAAAGTTAACATTGTCATTGCCCATGACCCATGTTTGTCAAATTTACATTCTTGAAACTGTACAAAGCTTGCATTTTAAAgcctaacaaaaaaataaaaaagtgttcAGTTCAAATCCTCAAATTCCACGTTCAAGAATCCAACTTCTACTACTCTTCAAGAAAACTCTTCCTTATTCTTCCTGTCCCTTGTGTGCTCCTTTCCcgaaatattatttgtatatcaacTTATTCCCACCATTGCACAATTATTGGAAGCACATCTCTAGCCTCCATTTTAACTTCctttttctcccttttcttcCCTGCCTCccttatttattcatttttctttttttgtttttttattctctGGTTTCAAGGAATAAACGAAGAACCACCATGGGATGCGAAATGGGGAATCATTTGAGGAGGGCTAGCTCTATTTTGACCTCCTTGATCAAAAGATATGAATGAAGAATTGTAATACGTCTCAAGACCTGGATTATTTTTGAGACCCTCATGGCCACTTGGCCCCTTCATTGATTTTGGAGGGAGGGTGTCCTTCATGAGTGAACCACATTGTCTCGGCTGTGTTTGGTAAAAAACTTTTGAAACCACAAGCTCTCCATCTTTCTCTTCTTCGTTGTTGCCGAGGTGGTACTGGTGCATCACCCAATTGGTTTTCTCAGGCTTTTTCTGCTTTCCGTAATTGGTGTAAAGCACAAGAATTTTCTTGTAACCTTTTACCTTGCCACTAACAAACACCGGCCTAGTCTTGCCAGTTTTGTGCCACCGGGTCTCACCGCCCTCCGTGTCTGTGTGaacctttcttctctttctgGTTCCTGTTGTATATGCTTTCGATGGTCGATGAAAGAAGTGACGAACTAGCCCATCTGTGCTAACTCCTGCATGCAtacaaccaaaacaaaaaagaaggaaaaaaacttAACAGTACATCTTGTTGAAACAAAGTTTAAAACAGCAGCCGTCCGTTTCTCTAATGAACATGGTACTAAGAATTTGGCTTATTTTGCAAGGGTTAGTTGAGGGGTTTCTTCATTGATAATGGCTGTCCTACCGGAAGTAGGTTGACTATTTCTTCGTATCTGATTGTAGACGCCACATATGGTTGGTTGAAAGGTTTCTTGAAAAGAGGAGAAAGGTGAATTAACCAccatacaataaaattaatcacattCTTTTACAGAGAGAAAAGGGGAGAAAGTTGCTTATTACTAGTAGATTAATCTATGCATATGGACCTCATATTTTGCAGCTGCAACACAATGATTTGGATACTTAGGTCAACTCAGTAATGAAGCAAACCGTGGTATAAATGTTCGTTTAAGCGTCATTAAATCGAAAACCTAATGATAACCCATCAGTCACTGTGCCTTTCTGATTTATTTCACTCACAACGAACAACCTTTTACCAGAAATTGACAGTGAACTGTAGGTTTCATCGATCAGTGCTACTTTATAATTTACCTGGCAACTTTTCCGGGTGGGTATAGCAAATTCCATTTTCGCCTTCAAGTGTAGGGATGAACTCATCGATAAGTGGGTGAAGCTTACGGCTATCAGATCGAACCTTGCCTTCCAGATGCTCCAGAAGTTCTTGATCCGTGGGATCAAACTTCACCCCAGCTGGTAGTCCAGGCAAATCATGAATTCTCGGCTacaacaaaacaaatcaaaacatcacagaaaaaataataataaaaaatcatgatACATACATTTCATTACATTGAAAGAAGCACTAAACCCAGACCTGCTGATTACATTTAATCTGATGACCACATGAGGGGCAAGATCTAACCAGGCAGTCTTTGGCTTTGGCTGTAATAGTATTAGCAGGTAATGGCGACGAGCTTCTCTCAATTGTTTGCACATCACTGCAGTCATTGCACCAAGTCATTTCCTTTGGTTACTGTTCTCTTATGCCCATCACACAACTGATgtttcttattttcttctttccccCAGTGCCGCTAGCACTCCAAATTAAGCAATACAACAATATAAGAGACAGGGAGAGAGATAAGGTGATagcaaaaaggaaaagaagaaaaagcaaCTTGTCTCTTCCAAAGCTTAATTGTTCCCCCTCAAGCCACCTCTTCTCTATCTTCTTAAGGGTCATAAActgaagaaattaaataaaattcgtCATAACTTTTTACCAAGCTATATAGATTCTAAAATTCTGATAAATAT includes these proteins:
- the LOC123196824 gene encoding homeobox-leucine zipper protein ATHB-52-like; the protein is MFYGKFHSSSTYKHPEMDFQFSSNENRQLMKPNRKRLTQDQIRLLETSFNSNRKLQVDSKLELARRLGLPPRQVAIWYQNRRAREKIHTIEVDHKTIQLELDSVLAENRRLEQEVAMLKHELNKVQQMLSVANPITLLPSSTSQTYSSSPAYMIYSWENSEALPLEELYSCLISSEGQPKKQGRNDLPVHSVRF
- the LOC123196034 gene encoding NAC domain-containing protein 73-like isoform X2 is translated as MTAVMCKQLREARRHYLLILLQPKPKTAWLDLAPHVVIRLNPRIHDLPGLPAGVKFDPTDQELLEHLEGKVRSDSRKLHPLIDEFIPTLEGENGICYTHPEKLPGVSTDGLVRHFFHRPSKAYTTGTRKRRKVHTDTEGGETRWHKTGKTRPVFVSGKVKGYKKILVLYTNYGKQKKPEKTNWVMHQYHLGNNEEEKDGELVVSKVFYQTQPRQCGSLMKDTLPPKSMKGPSGHEGLKNNPGLETYYNSSFISFDQGGQNRASPPQMIPHFASHGGSSFIP
- the LOC123196034 gene encoding NAC domain-containing protein 73-like isoform X1, giving the protein MTWCNDCSDVQTIERSSSPLPANTITAKAKDCLVRSCPSCGHQIKCNQQPRIHDLPGLPAGVKFDPTDQELLEHLEGKVRSDSRKLHPLIDEFIPTLEGENGICYTHPEKLPGVSTDGLVRHFFHRPSKAYTTGTRKRRKVHTDTEGGETRWHKTGKTRPVFVSGKVKGYKKILVLYTNYGKQKKPEKTNWVMHQYHLGNNEEEKDGELVVSKVFYQTQPRQCGSLMKDTLPPKSMKGPSGHEGLKNNPGLETYYNSSFISFDQGGQNRASPPQMIPHFASHGGSSFIP